One genomic region from Brachyhypopomus gauderio isolate BG-103 unplaced genomic scaffold, BGAUD_0.2 sc79, whole genome shotgun sequence encodes:
- the myo5c gene encoding unconventional myosin-Vc isoform X1, which produces MALLELYTKYNRVWIPDEDEVWKSAEILQDFTPGDGVLQLQLDDGTELQYPLEGDGQLPPLRNPDILVGENDLTALSYLHEPAVLHNLRVRFVDSKIIYTYCGIILVAVNPYKQLPIYGDAVIHAYSGQNMGDLDPHIFAVAEEAYKQMARNNRNQSIIVSGESGAGKTVSARYAMRYFAMVSKSSSKTRVEDKVLASNPITEAIGNAKTTRNDNSSRFGKYTEISFDKRYQITGANMRTYLLEKSRVVFQSENERNYHIFYQMCASADQPDFKSLRLLSADKFNYTNMGGETEIDGVDDCAEMAVTCQTFTLLGLKDFQADVFKMLAGILHLGNVVIKAVDADKSSINTSDAHLAVFCDLLGVRGADVCRWLCHRRIVLSSETVVKPQPVQRAVNARDALAKHLYAFLFDCVIRRINQALQVPGKQHSFIGVLDIYGFETFDVNSFEQFCINYANEKLQQQFNLHVFKLEQDEYMKEGIPWTLIDFYDNQPVIDLIEAKMGVLDLLDEECLFPQGTDKNWLQKLYNYLGSRPVFEKPRLSNEAFVIQHFADKVEYQCKGFLEKNRDTLYEELVDTMRASKFPLLAEFFKEEVNNSTPKAIKVKAARPGVKPANKQLRSTVGDKFRSSLYLLMETLNATTPHYVRCIKPNEEKLPFEYDSKRVVQQLRACGVLETVHISAQSYPSRWTYIEFYSRYSILMSQAELRMEEKKQTCRTVLQRLIPDTNQYKFGRTKIFLRAGQVAYLEKLRLDCLRTACITIQKHVRGWRHRRHFLLMRQAAVTIQQYVRGSRQVRRTLTAETLKQAWAAVVIQRHCRGYLVRRVYQLVLLATVTIQAYVRGWKARKRYKKMVEENKVLVLQKYTRAWLARRRFQTMRRLVLNVQLSYRVQQLRKKVEEQNKENRGLMERLTSLANTHAQSLDRIQALEVELSKASNERVSIEEREKKGKEETNQVLAQLRSERDEINLEKQAVQQKLKESIQQMTSNFEEVKKKLMEDLEREERLRKVAEHSGELQKEDAAKEVAVLREESRRLREEKVRLQGQAEEDTRLHHELQQQLSQLTKHVKVIPELRREINSLKLEKVDMDRRLREQTQQTTEKMNLITRQLLGEAKEEELMLRLTKEVTEAADDKGDLLFAFDGLQNASRVVESHLRDQKESYESQVEALVFKNDHLTRENQQLQALFQEKSSVNDSIGQEVVRLTAENMVIPELKQQVSEMQRHRQDLETQLREQSTAMTAKMTRVSSELQDKLEEERAQRRLLEERTRESESEREEVERRLEELEEEMVQLKTLQDAENEAKLKLRQETSRLTAENMDFEEQLDMKDRTIKRMQDQIKALQAPATAVSQKAAPVVPKEFLGMLEYKRQDEDRLVRTLILGLKPRGVVVNMIPGLAAHLLFMCVRHADYLNDDTKLKSLMRAIISGIKQVIMDHEEDFEILSFWLSNTYHLLNCLKQYSGEEEFMKHNTPRQNKNCLQNFDLSEHRQILSDLAIRIYHQFINVMEDALFPMIVPGMLEHESLQGISSMKPTGLRKRSRSVLDEGGDAGGGQAYSVASILQLLSTFHSSMAQQGMEVQLQGQVVRQLFYLIGATALNSILLRKDLCSCRKGMQIRCNISYMEEWLREKDLQACSAMETLGPLAQAAWLLQVNKTTDEDAAEIQQRCRELSAVQIVKILNSYTPIDDFEKRVAPAFVRKVQALLQEREGSSQLMMDAQYRFQVTFPFCLSTQALELLQVPSSLQLGFVTRI; this is translated from the exons TACAACAGAGTGTGGATTCCCGACGAAGACGAGGTCTGGAAATCTGCAGAAATCCTCCAAGATTTCACACCGGGAGATGGGGTTCTACAGCTGCAACTTGACGATGGAact GAATTGCAGTACCCTTTGGAGGGAGATGGGCAGTTGCCTCCCCTCCGTAACCCAGATATCCTGGTGGGGGAGAATGACCTCACAGCTCTGAGCTACCTCCACGAGCCAGCAGTACTGCACAACCTCCGCGTGAGATTTGTAGATTCTAAAATCATCTACACGTACTGCG GCATTATCCTAGTGGCTGTTAACCCTTACAAACAGCTGCCCATTTATGGAGATGCAGTCATCCATGCTTATTCTGGACAAAATATGGGAGATCTGGACCCTCATATATTTGCAGTGGCAGAAGAAGCTTACAAACAGATGGCAAG GAATAACAGGAACCAGTCTATCATAGTCAGTGGAGAGTCTGGAGCAGGGAAGACTGTGTCTGCTCGATATGCCATGAGATACTTTGCAATGGTCAGCAAGTCCAGTAGTAAAACACGTGTGGAGGACAAGGTTTTGGCATCAAACCCAATCACTGAG GCAATAGGTAATGCAAAGACTACAAGGAATGACAACAGCAGCCGTTTTGGGAAGTACACAGAAATCAGCTTTGATAAGAGATACCAGATCACAGGTGCCAACATGCGGACGTACCTTCTGGAAAAGTCCAGGGTTGTGTTTCAG TCAGAGAATGAAAGAAACTATCACATCTTCTACCAGATGTGTGCTTCTGCAGACCAGCCAGATTTTAAGAGTTTaagactgt TGAGTGCTGACAAGTTCAACTACACTAATATGGGAGGAGAGACGGAGATCGATGGAGTGGACGATTGTGCTGAGATGGCTGTAACCTGCCAAACATTCACCCTGCTGG GGCTGAAGGACTTCCAGGCCGATGTGTTTAAGATGCTGGCAGGGATTCTGCACTTGGGCAATGTTGTGATAAAAGCAGTTGATGCagacaaatcatccatcaat ACATCTGATGCTCATTTGGCTGTGTTCTGTGACCTGCTTGGAGTTAGAGGGGCGGATGTGTGTCGCTGGCTGTGTCATCGACGTATTGTCCTGTCGTCTGAGACCGTGGTGAAGCCACAGCCTGTGCAGCGCGCCGTCAATGCCCGCGACGCGCTGGCCAAGCACCTGTACGCCTTCCTCTTCGACTGTGTGATCCGCAGGATCAACCAGGCCCTCCAGGTCCCTGGCAAGCAGCACTCCTTCATCGGGGTTCTGGACATCTATGG ATTTGAGACATTTGATGTGAATAGTTTTGAGCAGTTTTGCATCAACTATGCCAACGAGAAGTTGCAACAGCAGTTCAATTTG CATGTGTTTAAGCTAGAGCAAGACGAGTACATGAAGGAGGGCATCCCATGGACATTAATCGATTTCTATGACAACCAGCCAGTCATTGACCTTATTGAGGCAAAGATGGGTGTCCTGGACTTACTGGACGAGGAGTGTCTG TTTCCTCAGGGGACAGATAAAAATTGGCTGCAGAAACTCTATAATTATCTGGGGTCAAGGCCTGTGTTTGAGAAACCCCGCCTGTCCAATGAGGCGTTTGTGATCCAACACTTTGCAGACAAG GTAGAATATCAGTGTAAAGGTTTTCTTGAAAAGAACAGAGATACCCTGTATGAAGAGTTGGTGGACACAATGAGAGCTAGCAAG TTTCCTCTCTTGGCAGAGTTCTTTAAAGAAGAGGTGAACAATTCCACTCCAAAGGCTATCAAAGTGAAAGCAGCACGACCTGGAGTTAAACCAGCCAATAAACAGCTTAGGAGCACAGTAGGAGACAAG TTTCGAAGttctttgtatttgttaatGGAGACGCTGAATGCGACGACCCCCCATTATGTCCGCTGTATTAAACCTAACGAAGAGAAGCTGCCTTTTGA ATATGACTCAAAGCGTGTGGTGCAGCAGCTTCGGGCCTGTGGTGTGCTGGAGACAGTTCACATCAGCGCTCAGAGCTACCCGTCCAG GTGGACCTACATCGAGTTCTACAGCCGCTACAGTATTCTGATGAGCCAGGCAGAGCTCAGGATGGAGGAGAAGAAACAGACGTGTCGAACCGTCTTGCAGAGACTCATCCCC GACACGAACCAGTATAAGTTCGGGCGGACCAAGATATTCCTGCGGGCGGGGCAGGTGGCGTACCTGGAGAAGCTGCGCTTGGACTGCCTGCGCACCGCCTGCATCACCATCCAGAAGCACGTGAGGGGGTGGAGACACAGACGCCACTTCCTGCTCATGAGGCAAGCGGCCGTCACCATCCAGCAGTACGTGCGCGGCAGCAGGCAGGTCAG ACGCACACTGACAGCAGAGACGCTGAAGCAGGCTTGGGCAGCAGTGGTCATCCAGAGACACTGCCGTGGCTATCTGGTGCGCCGGGTCTACCAGCTTGTCCTGCTCGCCACCGTTACAATCCAGGCGTATGTCCGGGGCTGGAAGGCCCGCAAACGCTACAAAAAG atggtGGAGGAAAACAAGGTGCTGGTTCTGCAGAAGTACACGCGGGCCTGGCTGGCACGCCGGCGCTTCCAGACCATGCGCAGGCTGGTGCTCAACGTGCAGCTGTCCTACAGAGTCCAGCAGCTGCGCAagaaggtggaggagcag AATAAGGAGAACCGAGGTCTGATGGAGAGACTGACCAGTCTGGCAAACACCCATGCTCAGTCACTGGACAGGATACaggctctggaggtggagcttAGCAAAGCATCCAATGAGAGGGTGTctatagaggagagagagaagaaaggtaAAGAGGAGACCAAtcag GTGCTTGCTCAGCTCCGCAGCGAGAGGGATGAGATCAATCTGGAGAAGCAGGCTGTTCAGCAGAAGCTCAAAGAGTCCATACAGCAGATGACAA GCAATTTTGAGGAAGTCAAGAAAAAGCTCATGGAGGATCTGGAGCGAGAGGAGAGACTTCGCaa GGTGGCCGAGCACAGTGGGGAGCTGCAGAAGGAGGATGCGGCTAAGGAGGTGGCGGTGCTGAGGGAGGAGAGCCGGCGTCTGCGGGAGGAGAAGGTGCGGCTGCAGGGACAGGCCGAGGAGGACACGCGCCTCCACCACGAACTCCAGCAGCAGCTCAGCCAGCTCACCAAGCACGTCAAG GTCATACCAGAATTGCGCAGGGAGATTAACAGCCTGAAACTCGAGAAGGTTGATATGGACAGAAGACTGAGGGAACAAACCCAACAGACCACAG AGAAAATGAATTTGATTACAAGGCAGCTGCTTGGTGAAGCCAAAGAAGAGGAACTCATGCTGAG GCTGACAAAGGAGGTCACAGAGGCCGCTGATGATAAAGGAGATCTCCTGTTTGCCTTTGATGGGCTGCAAAATGCTAGCAG GGTGGTGGAGAGCCACCTGCGGGATCAGAAGGAGAGCTATGAGAGCCAGGTGGAGGCACTGGTCTTCAAAAACGATCACCTGACCAGGGAGAACCAGCAGCTGCAAGCCCTCTTTCAGGAGAAGAGCAGTGTCAATGACAGCATCGGACAGGAGGTGGTGCGCCTCACCGCTGAGAACATG GTGATCCCCGAACTGAAGCAACAGGTATCGGAGATGCAGCGTCACAGACAAGATCTGGAGACCCAGCTGAGGGAGCAGAGCACCGCAATGACCG CAAAAATGACGAGGGTGTCCAGTGAGCTTCAGGACAAGCTTGAGGAGGAGCGAGCCCAAAGACG GCTGTTGGAGGAGAGgacgagagagagcgagagcgagagggaggaggtggagaggaggctgGAGGAGCttgaggaggagatggtgcAACTGAAGACCCTCCAGGACGCAGAGAATGAAGCTAAACTCAAACTCAGACAGGAGACCTCACGCCTCACTGCTGAGAACATG gACTTTGAAGAGCAATTAGACATGAAGGACAGAACCATCAAGAGGATGCAGGATCAAATCAAAGCCCTCCAGGCACCTGCGACAG CAGTCAGTCAGAAGGCAGCACCAGTGGTTCCTAAAGAGTTCCTTGGCATGCTGGAGTACAAGAGGCAAGATGAAGACCGGCTTGTGCGGACGCTCATACTTG GGCTGAAACCGAGGGGCGTGGTGGTGAACATGATCCCCGGCCTGGCCGCCCATCTCCTCTTCATGTGTGTGAGGCACGCTGATTACCTCAACGACGACACCAAGCTCAAGTCCCTCATGCGTGCCATCATCAGCGGCATCAAACAGGTCATCATG GACCATGAAGAGGACTTTGAGATTTTGTCCTTCTGGCTGTCCAACACCTACCACCTGCTCAACTGCCTCAAACAGTACAGCGGAGAGGAA GAGTTTATGAAGCACAACACACCTCGGCAGAATAAGAACTGCCTTCAGAACTTTGACCTGTCTGAACACAGGCAGATACTAAGCGATCTCGCTATTCGCATCTATCATCAGTTCATCAATGTCATGGAGGATGCTCTCTTCCCCATGATTG TCCCAGGGATGCTGGAGCACGAGAGCCTGCAGGGCATCTCCAGCATGAAGCCCACAGGCCTGCGCAAGCGCTCCCGCAGCGTGCTGGACGAAGGCGGAGATGCGGGCGGAGGCCAGGCCTACAGCGTGGCCTCCATCCTGCAGCTGCTCTCCACCTTCCACAGCAGCATGGCGCAGCAGGGCATGGAGGTGCAGCTGCAGGGCCAGGTGGTCCGCCAGCTCTTCTACCTGATAGGGGCCACGGCCCTCAACAGCATCCTGCTCCGCAAGGACCTCTGCTCCTGTCGCAAGGGCATGCAGATCAG GTGTAACATCAGCTACATGGAGGAGTGGCTGAGGGAGAAAGACCTGCAGGCCTGCAGTGCGATGGAGACTCTGGGGCCCTTGGCCCAGGCTGCCTGGCTCCTTCAGGTCAACAAAACCACTGATGAGGATGCAGCCGAGATCCAGCAGAGATGCCGTGAGCTCTCTGCAGTCCAG ATTGTGAAGATCCTCAACTCTTACACCCCTATTGATGACTTTGAAAAGCGTGTCGCACCAGCCTTTGTGCGTAAAGTGCAA GCGCTGCTGCAGGAGCGTGAGGGCTCCAGCCAGCTCATGATGGATGCGCAGTATCGCTTCCAGGTCACCTTCCCTTTCTGCCTCTCCACACAAGCCCTGGAGCTCCTGCAGGTACCCAGCAGTCTTCAGCTGGGCTTCGTCACCCGCATATGA
- the myo5c gene encoding unconventional myosin-Vc isoform X2: protein MALLELYTKYNRVWIPDEDEVWKSAEILQDFTPGDGVLQLQLDDGTELQYPLEGDGQLPPLRNPDILVGENDLTALSYLHEPAVLHNLRVRFVDSKIIYTYCGIILVAVNPYKQLPIYGDAVIHAYSGQNMGDLDPHIFAVAEEAYKQMARNNRNQSIIVSGESGAGKTVSARYAMRYFAMVSKSSSKTRVEDKVLASNPITEAIGNAKTTRNDNSSRFGKYTEISFDKRYQITGANMRTYLLEKSRVVFQSENERNYHIFYQMCASADQPDFKSLRLLSADKFNYTNMGGETEIDGVDDCAEMAVTCQTFTLLGLKDFQADVFKMLAGILHLGNVVIKAVDADKSSINTSDAHLAVFCDLLGVRGADVCRWLCHRRIVLSSETVVKPQPVQRAVNARDALAKHLYAFLFDCVIRRINQALQVPGKQHSFIGVLDIYGFETFDVNSFEQFCINYANEKLQQQFNLHVFKLEQDEYMKEGIPWTLIDFYDNQPVIDLIEAKMGVLDLLDEECLFPQGTDKNWLQKLYNYLGSRPVFEKPRLSNEAFVIQHFADKVEYQCKGFLEKNRDTLYEELVDTMRASKFPLLAEFFKEEVNNSTPKAIKVKAARPGVKPANKQLRSTVGDKFRSSLYLLMETLNATTPHYVRCIKPNEEKLPFEYDSKRVVQQLRACGVLETVHISAQSYPSRWTYIEFYSRYSILMSQAELRMEEKKQTCRTVLQRLIPDTNQYKFGRTKIFLRAGQVAYLEKLRLDCLRTACITIQKHVRGWRHRRHFLLMRQAAVTIQQYVRGSRQVRRTLTAETLKQAWAAVVIQRHCRGYLVRRVYQLVLLATVTIQAYVRGWKARKRYKKMVEENKVLVLQKYTRAWLARRRFQTMRRLVLNVQLSYRVQQLRKKVEEQNKENRGLMERLTSLANTHAQSLDRIQALEVELSKASNERVSIEEREKKGKEETNQVLAQLRSERDEINLEKQAVQQKLKESIQQMTSNFEEVKKKLMEDLEREERLRKVAEHSGELQKEDAAKEVAVLREESRRLREEKVRLQGQAEEDTRLHHELQQQLSQLTKHVKVIPELRREINSLKLEKVDMDRRLREQTQQTTEKMNLITRQLLGEAKEEELMLRLTKEVTEAADDKGDLLFAFDGLQNASRVVESHLRDQKESYESQVEALVFKNDHLTRENQQLQALFQEKSSVNDSIGQEVVRLTAENMVIPELKQQVSEMQRHRQDLETQLREQSTAMTAKMTRVSSELQDKLEEERAQRRLLEERTRESESEREEVERRLEELEEEMVQLKTLQDAENEAKLKLRQETSRLTAENMDFEEQLDMKDRTIKRMQDQIKALQAPATVSQKAAPVVPKEFLGMLEYKRQDEDRLVRTLILGLKPRGVVVNMIPGLAAHLLFMCVRHADYLNDDTKLKSLMRAIISGIKQVIMDHEEDFEILSFWLSNTYHLLNCLKQYSGEEEFMKHNTPRQNKNCLQNFDLSEHRQILSDLAIRIYHQFINVMEDALFPMIVPGMLEHESLQGISSMKPTGLRKRSRSVLDEGGDAGGGQAYSVASILQLLSTFHSSMAQQGMEVQLQGQVVRQLFYLIGATALNSILLRKDLCSCRKGMQIRCNISYMEEWLREKDLQACSAMETLGPLAQAAWLLQVNKTTDEDAAEIQQRCRELSAVQIVKILNSYTPIDDFEKRVAPAFVRKVQALLQEREGSSQLMMDAQYRFQVTFPFCLSTQALELLQVPSSLQLGFVTRI, encoded by the exons TACAACAGAGTGTGGATTCCCGACGAAGACGAGGTCTGGAAATCTGCAGAAATCCTCCAAGATTTCACACCGGGAGATGGGGTTCTACAGCTGCAACTTGACGATGGAact GAATTGCAGTACCCTTTGGAGGGAGATGGGCAGTTGCCTCCCCTCCGTAACCCAGATATCCTGGTGGGGGAGAATGACCTCACAGCTCTGAGCTACCTCCACGAGCCAGCAGTACTGCACAACCTCCGCGTGAGATTTGTAGATTCTAAAATCATCTACACGTACTGCG GCATTATCCTAGTGGCTGTTAACCCTTACAAACAGCTGCCCATTTATGGAGATGCAGTCATCCATGCTTATTCTGGACAAAATATGGGAGATCTGGACCCTCATATATTTGCAGTGGCAGAAGAAGCTTACAAACAGATGGCAAG GAATAACAGGAACCAGTCTATCATAGTCAGTGGAGAGTCTGGAGCAGGGAAGACTGTGTCTGCTCGATATGCCATGAGATACTTTGCAATGGTCAGCAAGTCCAGTAGTAAAACACGTGTGGAGGACAAGGTTTTGGCATCAAACCCAATCACTGAG GCAATAGGTAATGCAAAGACTACAAGGAATGACAACAGCAGCCGTTTTGGGAAGTACACAGAAATCAGCTTTGATAAGAGATACCAGATCACAGGTGCCAACATGCGGACGTACCTTCTGGAAAAGTCCAGGGTTGTGTTTCAG TCAGAGAATGAAAGAAACTATCACATCTTCTACCAGATGTGTGCTTCTGCAGACCAGCCAGATTTTAAGAGTTTaagactgt TGAGTGCTGACAAGTTCAACTACACTAATATGGGAGGAGAGACGGAGATCGATGGAGTGGACGATTGTGCTGAGATGGCTGTAACCTGCCAAACATTCACCCTGCTGG GGCTGAAGGACTTCCAGGCCGATGTGTTTAAGATGCTGGCAGGGATTCTGCACTTGGGCAATGTTGTGATAAAAGCAGTTGATGCagacaaatcatccatcaat ACATCTGATGCTCATTTGGCTGTGTTCTGTGACCTGCTTGGAGTTAGAGGGGCGGATGTGTGTCGCTGGCTGTGTCATCGACGTATTGTCCTGTCGTCTGAGACCGTGGTGAAGCCACAGCCTGTGCAGCGCGCCGTCAATGCCCGCGACGCGCTGGCCAAGCACCTGTACGCCTTCCTCTTCGACTGTGTGATCCGCAGGATCAACCAGGCCCTCCAGGTCCCTGGCAAGCAGCACTCCTTCATCGGGGTTCTGGACATCTATGG ATTTGAGACATTTGATGTGAATAGTTTTGAGCAGTTTTGCATCAACTATGCCAACGAGAAGTTGCAACAGCAGTTCAATTTG CATGTGTTTAAGCTAGAGCAAGACGAGTACATGAAGGAGGGCATCCCATGGACATTAATCGATTTCTATGACAACCAGCCAGTCATTGACCTTATTGAGGCAAAGATGGGTGTCCTGGACTTACTGGACGAGGAGTGTCTG TTTCCTCAGGGGACAGATAAAAATTGGCTGCAGAAACTCTATAATTATCTGGGGTCAAGGCCTGTGTTTGAGAAACCCCGCCTGTCCAATGAGGCGTTTGTGATCCAACACTTTGCAGACAAG GTAGAATATCAGTGTAAAGGTTTTCTTGAAAAGAACAGAGATACCCTGTATGAAGAGTTGGTGGACACAATGAGAGCTAGCAAG TTTCCTCTCTTGGCAGAGTTCTTTAAAGAAGAGGTGAACAATTCCACTCCAAAGGCTATCAAAGTGAAAGCAGCACGACCTGGAGTTAAACCAGCCAATAAACAGCTTAGGAGCACAGTAGGAGACAAG TTTCGAAGttctttgtatttgttaatGGAGACGCTGAATGCGACGACCCCCCATTATGTCCGCTGTATTAAACCTAACGAAGAGAAGCTGCCTTTTGA ATATGACTCAAAGCGTGTGGTGCAGCAGCTTCGGGCCTGTGGTGTGCTGGAGACAGTTCACATCAGCGCTCAGAGCTACCCGTCCAG GTGGACCTACATCGAGTTCTACAGCCGCTACAGTATTCTGATGAGCCAGGCAGAGCTCAGGATGGAGGAGAAGAAACAGACGTGTCGAACCGTCTTGCAGAGACTCATCCCC GACACGAACCAGTATAAGTTCGGGCGGACCAAGATATTCCTGCGGGCGGGGCAGGTGGCGTACCTGGAGAAGCTGCGCTTGGACTGCCTGCGCACCGCCTGCATCACCATCCAGAAGCACGTGAGGGGGTGGAGACACAGACGCCACTTCCTGCTCATGAGGCAAGCGGCCGTCACCATCCAGCAGTACGTGCGCGGCAGCAGGCAGGTCAG ACGCACACTGACAGCAGAGACGCTGAAGCAGGCTTGGGCAGCAGTGGTCATCCAGAGACACTGCCGTGGCTATCTGGTGCGCCGGGTCTACCAGCTTGTCCTGCTCGCCACCGTTACAATCCAGGCGTATGTCCGGGGCTGGAAGGCCCGCAAACGCTACAAAAAG atggtGGAGGAAAACAAGGTGCTGGTTCTGCAGAAGTACACGCGGGCCTGGCTGGCACGCCGGCGCTTCCAGACCATGCGCAGGCTGGTGCTCAACGTGCAGCTGTCCTACAGAGTCCAGCAGCTGCGCAagaaggtggaggagcag AATAAGGAGAACCGAGGTCTGATGGAGAGACTGACCAGTCTGGCAAACACCCATGCTCAGTCACTGGACAGGATACaggctctggaggtggagcttAGCAAAGCATCCAATGAGAGGGTGTctatagaggagagagagaagaaaggtaAAGAGGAGACCAAtcag GTGCTTGCTCAGCTCCGCAGCGAGAGGGATGAGATCAATCTGGAGAAGCAGGCTGTTCAGCAGAAGCTCAAAGAGTCCATACAGCAGATGACAA GCAATTTTGAGGAAGTCAAGAAAAAGCTCATGGAGGATCTGGAGCGAGAGGAGAGACTTCGCaa GGTGGCCGAGCACAGTGGGGAGCTGCAGAAGGAGGATGCGGCTAAGGAGGTGGCGGTGCTGAGGGAGGAGAGCCGGCGTCTGCGGGAGGAGAAGGTGCGGCTGCAGGGACAGGCCGAGGAGGACACGCGCCTCCACCACGAACTCCAGCAGCAGCTCAGCCAGCTCACCAAGCACGTCAAG GTCATACCAGAATTGCGCAGGGAGATTAACAGCCTGAAACTCGAGAAGGTTGATATGGACAGAAGACTGAGGGAACAAACCCAACAGACCACAG AGAAAATGAATTTGATTACAAGGCAGCTGCTTGGTGAAGCCAAAGAAGAGGAACTCATGCTGAG GCTGACAAAGGAGGTCACAGAGGCCGCTGATGATAAAGGAGATCTCCTGTTTGCCTTTGATGGGCTGCAAAATGCTAGCAG GGTGGTGGAGAGCCACCTGCGGGATCAGAAGGAGAGCTATGAGAGCCAGGTGGAGGCACTGGTCTTCAAAAACGATCACCTGACCAGGGAGAACCAGCAGCTGCAAGCCCTCTTTCAGGAGAAGAGCAGTGTCAATGACAGCATCGGACAGGAGGTGGTGCGCCTCACCGCTGAGAACATG GTGATCCCCGAACTGAAGCAACAGGTATCGGAGATGCAGCGTCACAGACAAGATCTGGAGACCCAGCTGAGGGAGCAGAGCACCGCAATGACCG CAAAAATGACGAGGGTGTCCAGTGAGCTTCAGGACAAGCTTGAGGAGGAGCGAGCCCAAAGACG GCTGTTGGAGGAGAGgacgagagagagcgagagcgagagggaggaggtggagaggaggctgGAGGAGCttgaggaggagatggtgcAACTGAAGACCCTCCAGGACGCAGAGAATGAAGCTAAACTCAAACTCAGACAGGAGACCTCACGCCTCACTGCTGAGAACATG gACTTTGAAGAGCAATTAGACATGAAGGACAGAACCATCAAGAGGATGCAGGATCAAATCAAAGCCCTCCAGGCACCTGCGACAG TCAGTCAGAAGGCAGCACCAGTGGTTCCTAAAGAGTTCCTTGGCATGCTGGAGTACAAGAGGCAAGATGAAGACCGGCTTGTGCGGACGCTCATACTTG GGCTGAAACCGAGGGGCGTGGTGGTGAACATGATCCCCGGCCTGGCCGCCCATCTCCTCTTCATGTGTGTGAGGCACGCTGATTACCTCAACGACGACACCAAGCTCAAGTCCCTCATGCGTGCCATCATCAGCGGCATCAAACAGGTCATCATG GACCATGAAGAGGACTTTGAGATTTTGTCCTTCTGGCTGTCCAACACCTACCACCTGCTCAACTGCCTCAAACAGTACAGCGGAGAGGAA GAGTTTATGAAGCACAACACACCTCGGCAGAATAAGAACTGCCTTCAGAACTTTGACCTGTCTGAACACAGGCAGATACTAAGCGATCTCGCTATTCGCATCTATCATCAGTTCATCAATGTCATGGAGGATGCTCTCTTCCCCATGATTG TCCCAGGGATGCTGGAGCACGAGAGCCTGCAGGGCATCTCCAGCATGAAGCCCACAGGCCTGCGCAAGCGCTCCCGCAGCGTGCTGGACGAAGGCGGAGATGCGGGCGGAGGCCAGGCCTACAGCGTGGCCTCCATCCTGCAGCTGCTCTCCACCTTCCACAGCAGCATGGCGCAGCAGGGCATGGAGGTGCAGCTGCAGGGCCAGGTGGTCCGCCAGCTCTTCTACCTGATAGGGGCCACGGCCCTCAACAGCATCCTGCTCCGCAAGGACCTCTGCTCCTGTCGCAAGGGCATGCAGATCAG GTGTAACATCAGCTACATGGAGGAGTGGCTGAGGGAGAAAGACCTGCAGGCCTGCAGTGCGATGGAGACTCTGGGGCCCTTGGCCCAGGCTGCCTGGCTCCTTCAGGTCAACAAAACCACTGATGAGGATGCAGCCGAGATCCAGCAGAGATGCCGTGAGCTCTCTGCAGTCCAG ATTGTGAAGATCCTCAACTCTTACACCCCTATTGATGACTTTGAAAAGCGTGTCGCACCAGCCTTTGTGCGTAAAGTGCAA GCGCTGCTGCAGGAGCGTGAGGGCTCCAGCCAGCTCATGATGGATGCGCAGTATCGCTTCCAGGTCACCTTCCCTTTCTGCCTCTCCACACAAGCCCTGGAGCTCCTGCAGGTACCCAGCAGTCTTCAGCTGGGCTTCGTCACCCGCATATGA